A stretch of Caballeronia sp. NK8 DNA encodes these proteins:
- a CDS encoding diacylglycerol kinase — MVRSTSSPKPVPIKRSGLLRGLFALRHSRNGIVATWREESAFRQEVCVAAVLLPIVPFVPVSAAEHVLLAASVLLVLLVELINSSIEAAIDRISLERHELSGRAKDCGSAAVTVSIVIGALAWSVICGPLAWRWLSAHF, encoded by the coding sequence ATGGTTCGATCTACGTCTTCCCCCAAACCCGTGCCCATCAAACGCAGTGGCCTCCTGCGCGGCCTGTTCGCGCTGCGTCACTCGCGCAACGGCATCGTCGCCACCTGGCGCGAGGAAAGCGCGTTTCGCCAGGAGGTCTGTGTCGCGGCCGTGCTGCTGCCGATCGTGCCCTTCGTGCCGGTGAGCGCCGCCGAGCACGTGCTGCTCGCGGCTTCGGTGTTGCTCGTGCTGCTCGTCGAACTGATCAATTCGAGCATCGAAGCGGCCATCGACCGCATTTCGCTCGAACGTCACGAACTCTCCGGGCGCGCGAAAGACTGCGGCAGCGCGGCGGTTACGGTGTCCATCGTCATCGGGGCGTTGGCGTGGAGCGTGATCTGCGGGCCGCTCGCGTGGCGCTGGCTGAGCGCGCATTTCTGA
- a CDS encoding AraC family transcriptional regulator: MTGTSVSNERIDDWLAARRDPETGIEALRAHFRGQAYDPHDHDDMLIGYTEQGVQRFQCHRSLHTSVPGRAILIEPGALHDGHAPEASGFTYAMLYLPQGWVEHAARQLNLPGLRGVEAAFRQTLVDDRLLVDAIRAAFFATFHDEGRLARDQALDHLLTQLGGQLRDAPAMTTLAAPLAALRARDLLHEQMDGNIGLDELATVTGIDRFQLTRLFKRTFGTSPHAYLVRLRLRAARRLLASGHRPAQVAAMVGFSDQSHLGRWFNRAYRMTPAAYRQMCTNVPD, from the coding sequence ATGACAGGCACAAGCGTATCCAACGAGCGAATCGATGACTGGCTCGCCGCGCGGCGCGATCCCGAGACGGGTATCGAAGCGCTGCGCGCGCATTTCCGCGGTCAGGCCTATGATCCGCACGACCATGACGACATGCTGATCGGCTACACCGAGCAGGGCGTGCAACGCTTTCAGTGCCATCGGTCCCTGCACACGAGCGTTCCGGGCCGCGCGATCCTGATCGAGCCCGGCGCGCTGCATGACGGGCATGCGCCGGAAGCGAGCGGCTTCACCTACGCCATGCTGTATCTGCCGCAAGGCTGGGTCGAGCACGCGGCGCGCCAGTTGAATCTGCCCGGACTGCGCGGCGTCGAGGCCGCCTTTCGCCAAACGCTGGTGGATGATCGCCTTCTCGTCGACGCGATCCGGGCGGCGTTCTTCGCCACGTTCCATGACGAAGGCAGGCTGGCCCGCGACCAGGCGCTCGACCATCTGCTGACGCAACTTGGCGGCCAGTTGCGCGACGCGCCGGCGATGACCACCCTCGCAGCGCCGCTTGCCGCCCTTCGCGCGCGCGATCTCCTGCACGAACAGATGGATGGCAACATCGGACTCGATGAACTGGCCACGGTTACCGGAATCGACCGGTTTCAGTTGACGCGCCTTTTCAAGCGCACGTTCGGCACGTCGCCGCACGCGTACCTCGTGCGCTTGCGCCTGCGCGCCGCCCGTCGATTGCTGGCGAGCGGTCATCGGCCCGCGCAGGTTGCCGCGATGGTCGGATTCTCCGATCAGAGTCACCTTGGCCGCTGGTTCAACCGCGCCTATCGGATGACGCCCGCGGCCTATCGGCAGATGTGCACAAACGTTCCAGACTGA
- a CDS encoding DUF2000 domain-containing protein: MFNTKVALIVRDDLAVWQKLNVVAFLATGVAAAIPEALGEPYEDAAGRRYGRMLGQPMLVFAADLPGLQGAHRQALASELEIVPYVHAMFSTGHDAANREVFRAQDAASLDFVGLALHGSRKAVDKAVKGLPLHV; encoded by the coding sequence ATGTTCAATACCAAAGTGGCGCTGATCGTGCGCGATGATCTGGCTGTCTGGCAAAAGCTCAACGTGGTCGCATTTCTCGCGACCGGCGTGGCGGCCGCGATTCCCGAAGCGTTGGGCGAACCCTACGAGGACGCGGCCGGACGTCGGTATGGCCGCATGCTGGGCCAACCGATGCTCGTGTTCGCCGCCGATCTGCCCGGCCTGCAGGGCGCGCATCGGCAGGCGCTCGCGAGCGAACTCGAGATCGTGCCGTACGTGCACGCGATGTTTTCCACCGGACACGATGCGGCCAATCGCGAGGTATTCCGTGCGCAGGACGCAGCAAGTCTCGATTTCGTGGGCCTCGCGCTGCATGGATCGAGGAAAGCCGTGGACAAGGCGGTGAAGGGGCTGCCGCTGCACGTGTGA
- a CDS encoding aldo/keto reductase: MDPIAKEKWPRSGLETTLMGFGAAPIGNIFRPISEADSAALIKAAWDAGVRYFDTAPMYGHGLSEARCGHGLRWYPRDQYVLSTKVGRLLEPRRRAEIDFAPWVDGLPFETVFDYSYDGAMRSIEDSLQRLALEHIDIALIHDIDVFTHGERQPEMFEAAMAGASKALLKLRDEGVVKAVGVGVNEWQVAHEAIRRQDFDCLLLAGRYTLLEQDALDGFLPLCEAQQVSVILGGGYNSGILATGAVPGAKYNYASAPEAILARVREMEQVCREYAVPLKAAALQFVLGHPAIPTNIPGVRTVAQLEDNLQTFRTDIPLEFWAELKRRELIRQDAPTPQ; the protein is encoded by the coding sequence ATGGACCCGATCGCCAAGGAAAAATGGCCCCGTTCCGGGCTCGAGACAACGTTGATGGGTTTCGGCGCCGCGCCGATCGGCAACATCTTCAGGCCGATCAGCGAAGCGGATTCCGCCGCCCTGATCAAGGCAGCCTGGGATGCCGGCGTGCGCTACTTCGACACCGCTCCGATGTACGGTCATGGTTTGAGCGAAGCGCGCTGTGGGCACGGGCTGCGATGGTATCCGCGCGATCAGTACGTGCTGTCGACGAAGGTCGGACGACTCCTCGAGCCGCGCAGGCGCGCCGAAATCGACTTCGCGCCGTGGGTCGATGGTTTGCCGTTCGAAACCGTTTTCGACTACAGCTACGACGGCGCCATGCGCTCGATCGAGGACAGCCTGCAGCGTCTCGCGCTGGAGCACATCGATATCGCGCTGATTCACGATATCGATGTCTTTACCCACGGCGAGCGTCAGCCCGAGATGTTCGAGGCAGCAATGGCCGGCGCGTCGAAAGCGCTGCTGAAGCTCCGCGATGAAGGTGTCGTGAAGGCGGTCGGGGTCGGCGTCAACGAATGGCAGGTCGCGCACGAAGCCATCCGCCGGCAGGATTTCGATTGCCTGCTCCTGGCCGGCCGCTACACACTGCTCGAACAGGATGCGCTCGACGGCTTTCTGCCGCTGTGCGAAGCGCAACAGGTGTCGGTCATCCTCGGGGGCGGCTACAACAGCGGCATTCTCGCGACAGGCGCGGTGCCCGGCGCGAAATACAACTACGCGAGCGCGCCCGAGGCCATTCTGGCGCGCGTTCGCGAGATGGAGCAGGTCTGCCGGGAATACGCGGTTCCGCTCAAGGCTGCCGCTCTGCAATTCGTCCTCGGACATCCCGCGATCCCGACGAACATTCCTGGCGTACGCACGGTTGCGCAGCTCGAAGACAACCTTCAAACCTTCCGGACCGACATACCGTTGGAATTCTGGGCTGAACTGAAACGCCGCGAGCTGATTCGTCAGGACGCGCCCACGCCGCAATAG
- a CDS encoding ABC transporter substrate-binding protein, whose translation MKTSLTSAAAAVALFIAGTHAVLAAEQLSVLHWWTSGGESKAIRVLKDDMSKQGYEWKDFAVAGGSGTAAMTALKTQVISGNAPSAAQIKGPLIQDWADQGVVVTIDQAATDWKSHTPAQIDSAMKSGGHYVAAPFSVHRINWLWINKADLDKVGGTPPTTWPEFFALADKFRAAGITAVAHGGQPWQDMTIWETVVLSQGTDFYRKALIDLDQKTLTSPQMVQVFETVQKIRTYFDKAYHGRDWNLATAMVISGSGGMQFMGDWAKGEFANANKKADVDFVCAPAPGTSNAYTYTADAFVFFQQNGKKDATPGQLAMAKTIMSPAFQEQFSLNKGSIPVRLDVPMDKFDSCAKKSRADEQATIKSGGFLPSLAFGELQSPVTAGAITDVVTNFMNSNEDAKEGVRKLAAAAKVK comes from the coding sequence ATGAAGACATCACTGACGTCGGCCGCGGCGGCCGTCGCGCTGTTCATCGCCGGCACGCATGCGGTGCTGGCCGCCGAACAGCTCTCGGTTCTGCACTGGTGGACCTCGGGCGGCGAATCGAAGGCCATCCGCGTGCTCAAGGACGACATGAGCAAACAAGGCTATGAGTGGAAGGACTTCGCGGTCGCCGGTGGTTCGGGCACGGCCGCGATGACCGCGCTCAAGACGCAGGTGATCTCGGGCAATGCGCCATCGGCCGCGCAGATCAAGGGGCCGTTGATTCAGGACTGGGCCGATCAGGGCGTGGTGGTCACGATCGATCAGGCCGCGACGGACTGGAAGAGCCACACGCCCGCGCAGATCGACAGCGCGATGAAGTCGGGCGGTCATTATGTGGCAGCGCCTTTTTCCGTGCACCGGATCAACTGGCTGTGGATCAACAAGGCGGATCTCGACAAAGTGGGCGGCACGCCGCCGACGACGTGGCCGGAGTTCTTCGCGCTCGCCGACAAGTTTCGCGCGGCGGGCATCACGGCTGTCGCGCACGGCGGTCAGCCGTGGCAGGACATGACCATCTGGGAGACGGTCGTGTTGTCGCAGGGCACGGACTTCTACCGTAAGGCGCTCATCGATCTCGATCAGAAAACGCTGACGTCGCCGCAGATGGTGCAGGTCTTCGAGACCGTCCAGAAGATCCGGACTTACTTCGACAAGGCCTATCACGGCCGCGACTGGAATCTCGCCACCGCGATGGTGATCTCCGGTTCGGGCGGCATGCAGTTCATGGGCGACTGGGCCAAGGGGGAGTTCGCGAACGCGAACAAGAAGGCGGACGTCGACTTCGTTTGCGCACCCGCGCCCGGCACGTCGAATGCCTACACGTACACCGCGGATGCATTCGTGTTCTTCCAGCAGAACGGCAAGAAGGACGCGACGCCCGGACAACTCGCGATGGCCAAAACGATCATGTCCCCCGCGTTTCAGGAGCAGTTCAGTCTCAACAAGGGTTCGATTCCCGTCAGACTGGACGTGCCGATGGACAAGTTCGACAGTTGCGCGAAAAAGTCACGCGCGGACGAGCAGGCGACGATCAAATCGGGCGGCTTTCTCCCCTCGCTGGCGTTTGGCGAACTTCAGTCTCCCGTCACCGCCGGCGCCATCACCGACGTCGTGACGAATTTCATGAACTCGAACGAAGACGCGAAAGAAGGCGTGCGCAAGCTCGCCGCTGCCGCAAAGGTCAAATAA
- a CDS encoding DUF1479 domain-containing protein: protein MALKIDDLPGAIRQAKKELRAALPNYREVFAEVEQAIVAEAKRIAAQRDRGEDVIPEIQFADIAERRVTDEQIALVRSRGACVIRKVFPRAQVQAWDDDIAHYVERNHLDKRLENRAEDKYFGQLASSKPQIYGVYWSKPQVLARQSETLTAARVFLNKLWRNESEGRVHFDPEHVPVYADRLRRRPPGSASLGLSAHCDGGSVERWIEGNFRKVYRHVFSGNWRSYDAFDAAFRPDVEEIASPAVCSMFRTFQGWTALTPQGPGDGTLQLVPIANSMVYILLRALQDDVADDDLCGAMPGRALSIKQEFHAPLFEALSSIPKMEAGDTVFWHSDVIHAVEDEHKGAGFSNVMYIASAPACAKNDAYLKRQLPSFLKGESPPDFPADHFETDFAGRATVDDLTPLGRAQLGLDV from the coding sequence ATGGCGCTGAAAATCGATGACTTGCCCGGCGCGATCCGGCAGGCGAAAAAAGAGCTGCGGGCAGCGCTGCCGAACTACCGGGAGGTATTCGCCGAAGTCGAACAGGCGATCGTCGCTGAAGCGAAACGCATCGCCGCGCAGCGCGATCGAGGGGAAGACGTCATTCCCGAGATCCAGTTCGCCGACATCGCTGAACGACGTGTAACCGACGAGCAGATCGCGCTCGTCAGATCGCGCGGTGCGTGCGTGATTCGCAAAGTCTTCCCTCGCGCGCAGGTGCAAGCGTGGGACGACGATATCGCGCACTACGTCGAGCGAAACCATCTCGACAAGCGCCTCGAAAACCGCGCGGAAGACAAATACTTCGGACAACTGGCTTCGAGCAAACCGCAGATCTACGGCGTGTACTGGTCGAAGCCGCAAGTGCTGGCGCGTCAGTCGGAGACGCTGACGGCGGCGCGCGTCTTTCTCAACAAGCTCTGGCGCAACGAGAGCGAAGGGCGCGTCCACTTCGATCCGGAACACGTGCCTGTCTATGCCGACCGTCTGCGCCGGCGGCCGCCCGGCTCGGCATCGCTCGGTCTGTCGGCGCATTGCGACGGCGGCTCGGTCGAGCGCTGGATCGAAGGCAATTTCCGCAAGGTGTATCGCCACGTTTTCTCCGGCAACTGGCGCAGTTACGACGCGTTCGACGCCGCCTTTCGCCCCGATGTGGAAGAGATCGCGTCGCCGGCCGTGTGTTCGATGTTCCGCACGTTCCAGGGCTGGACCGCGCTGACGCCGCAAGGCCCGGGCGACGGCACGCTGCAACTCGTGCCCATCGCCAATTCGATGGTGTACATCCTCCTGCGCGCCCTTCAGGACGATGTCGCCGACGACGACCTGTGCGGCGCCATGCCCGGACGCGCGCTCTCGATCAAGCAGGAATTTCATGCGCCGCTGTTCGAAGCGTTGTCGTCGATTCCAAAGATGGAAGCGGGCGATACGGTGTTCTGGCACAGCGACGTCATCCATGCGGTCGAGGACGAGCACAAGGGCGCGGGGTTCAGCAATGTGATGTACATCGCCTCGGCGCCCGCCTGCGCCAAGAACGACGCCTATCTGAAGCGTCAGTTGCCGAGCTTTCTGAAGGGCGAAAGCCCGCCTGATTTCCCGGCCGATCATTTCGAAACCGATTTTGCCGGCCGCGCGACCGTCGACGATCTGACGCCGCTGGGCCGTGCGCAACTCGGGCTCGACGTGTAG
- a CDS encoding helix-turn-helix domain-containing protein, whose product MKPAYEHVEFGEDCSVRVYHRRLARIPFEWHHHPEYELTLTMNSHGKRYIGDSVSDYEAEDLVLVPPDLPHTWSSNRSIEPSLPQVAIVIWFDGAWARRMADCCREYEPLRKLLRRAACGLAFEPPAGERMRGRLDQLLSNVPRERLSAALDILCMLADAHGHPLASPSAFNQTNTGPSGHEPERINRVLAMIDARFAEPLRLSELCAAASLSERTLTRYFVQHIGESVGRYIARVRIGHACRMLGDTSLPVSVIAARSGFANVANFNRQFKAAKQATPAEYRRQFIAAGSADEDTASSLTERPPSLRQKRNAS is encoded by the coding sequence ATGAAACCAGCCTACGAACATGTCGAGTTCGGCGAGGACTGTTCGGTGCGGGTTTACCATCGGCGGCTTGCGCGCATTCCGTTCGAATGGCACCACCATCCGGAATACGAACTGACGCTGACGATGAACAGTCACGGCAAGCGCTACATCGGCGACTCGGTCAGCGACTATGAAGCCGAGGACCTGGTTCTCGTGCCGCCGGATTTGCCGCATACCTGGTCATCGAACCGCTCGATCGAGCCGTCCTTGCCGCAAGTCGCCATCGTCATCTGGTTCGACGGCGCGTGGGCGAGACGCATGGCGGATTGCTGCCGCGAATACGAGCCGCTTCGCAAGCTCTTGCGCCGCGCCGCGTGCGGGCTGGCGTTCGAGCCGCCTGCCGGGGAACGGATGCGCGGCCGTCTGGATCAGTTGCTCTCGAACGTGCCACGCGAGCGCCTGAGCGCGGCGCTCGATATTCTGTGCATGCTCGCCGACGCGCACGGCCATCCGCTCGCTTCGCCGAGCGCCTTCAATCAGACGAACACCGGCCCCTCCGGTCACGAGCCCGAGCGGATCAACCGCGTCCTCGCCATGATCGATGCGCGCTTCGCCGAACCGCTGCGGCTCTCGGAACTCTGTGCGGCGGCCAGCCTGTCGGAGCGCACGCTCACGCGGTACTTCGTGCAGCATATCGGCGAGAGCGTCGGCCGATATATCGCGCGCGTTCGCATCGGGCACGCGTGCCGGATGCTGGGCGATACGTCGCTGCCCGTCTCGGTCATCGCGGCCCGCTCGGGTTTCGCGAACGTCGCCAATTTCAATCGGCAATTCAAGGCGGCGAAGCAGGCGACGCCGGCCGAGTATCGACGCCAGTTCATCGCTGCGGGTTCGGCGGACGAGGACACCGCAAGCAGCCTGACCGAACGGCCTCCTTCGCTTCGGCAGAAGCGCAACGCATCCTGA
- a CDS encoding helix-turn-helix transcriptional regulator, protein MPPIHTHAILNQMAQYSRQTRFDASFAALSDPTRRGVLEQLMRADASVTDLAARFHMTLTGMRKHIGILEQAELVTTEKVGRVRTCRLGSRRLEEELAWIENYRQMWAARFDALDTVIEELKRKEKRDGRKQRE, encoded by the coding sequence TTGCCTCCCATCCATACCCATGCAATACTGAACCAAATGGCTCAGTATTCTCGACAAACTCGATTCGATGCTTCGTTCGCCGCGCTGTCGGACCCCACCCGACGCGGCGTGCTGGAGCAGTTGATGCGCGCCGACGCGTCCGTCACGGATCTCGCCGCGCGGTTCCACATGACCTTGACCGGCATGCGGAAGCACATCGGCATACTGGAGCAGGCGGAACTCGTCACCACGGAAAAGGTGGGACGCGTGCGGACCTGCAGGCTGGGCTCGCGCCGTCTCGAAGAAGAGCTGGCCTGGATCGAAAACTATCGGCAGATGTGGGCCGCGCGCTTCGACGCGCTGGATACGGTCATCGAGGAACTCAAACGCAAGGAGAAACGTGATGGTCGCAAGCAGAGAGAATGA
- a CDS encoding SRPBCC family protein: MVASRENEPARTGNRTTSERTSEREMVITRIFDAPPRLVFEAWTTPELFRQWWVPKSSGATLLSCEQDVRVGGGYRLEFAHPKAAAPLAFFGKYLEVEPNARLVWTNEESEDGAVTTVTFEEKDGKTLLVMRELYPSREALDVAIEGMDEAMPETFEQLDEFLIVRGAGAQRS; the protein is encoded by the coding sequence ATGGTCGCAAGCAGAGAGAATGAGCCGGCGCGCACGGGCAACCGGACGACGTCGGAACGCACGTCCGAGCGCGAGATGGTCATCACGCGAATCTTCGACGCCCCGCCGCGGCTCGTGTTCGAAGCGTGGACCACGCCCGAACTGTTCAGGCAGTGGTGGGTGCCGAAGTCGAGCGGCGCGACCCTGCTTTCCTGCGAACAGGATGTCCGCGTCGGCGGCGGATATCGCCTGGAGTTCGCTCATCCCAAGGCCGCCGCGCCCCTGGCGTTCTTCGGCAAGTATCTCGAAGTCGAGCCGAATGCGCGCCTCGTCTGGACTAACGAGGAAAGCGAAGACGGCGCGGTGACCACGGTGACCTTCGAGGAGAAGGATGGCAAGACGCTGCTGGTGATGCGCGAGCTTTATCCGTCCAGGGAAGCGCTCGACGTCGCCATCGAAGGCATGGACGAAGCGATGCCCGAAACGTTCGAGCAGCTGGACGAATTCCTCATTGTCCGCGGCGCTGGCGCGCAACGGAGCTGA
- a CDS encoding mechanosensitive ion channel family protein, whose product MIALGIFIGCAMFMRCAVAAPLPAAMQGIISTWTASGSQAASPPSPASQAEMVRSLNGLIGTLDNDAQRSAFVAQLKVLRDATEKAAPAAPVPVAVNGDLLGAIASGIASVETNLSQGISPLRFWSARSSAAASELRAVVTGANGESFGRIVTGMGATLALWGLCAYVLIRVQRRVFARYGKNVALAPNPTSVEMLSFALRQTGPWIVAFLAVLFFVRAMPDALGRTLGLVIAYAILGGAIFSAICMIVFSMFSTAHRRAAVQQLLARTLWPLFAVGACGALGDGTANVDVTRQLGPNLAGIISTFANLAAALLFAYFALVFRRPVTHLIRNRPYVRRRDHQFATETLDILASLWHIPVLLIAAASVVAIIDGRGTERDVLRPSVLSAVLLVLTIFVSALLLHLTRRRDTRAQRRAPHMTRLLRFVCTLVVFLIWLAYLRFELELWSGPIARVIKHSAMTPGFRHALIAVVATVFGAWFLWILIDTVILEALGPNNSRNKALSPGTRARTMLPIVRNAIFVTVASLAVFVAAASLGINLTPLLAGAGVIGLAVGFGAKSLVTDLITGLFIIVEDTISVGDWIDLDGGHAGTVMDLTIRTVRLRDAQGAVHTIPFSQIKIVKNLSRDFSNAVFEVRVPFSAKLDDITRMITEVADDLSADFRFRSEILAPVEVWGLDRFEANCVVVKGQIKTRPLQQWSVARAFNARLKLRMDDAGIEMMLPQMQIHSPAQERGAPAQPELRVLRE is encoded by the coding sequence ATGATTGCGCTCGGCATCTTCATCGGATGCGCGATGTTCATGCGTTGCGCCGTGGCCGCGCCCCTTCCCGCGGCGATGCAGGGCATCATCTCGACCTGGACAGCCTCGGGATCGCAGGCAGCCTCGCCGCCGTCACCCGCGAGTCAGGCCGAGATGGTGCGGTCGCTGAACGGCCTGATCGGTACGCTCGACAACGACGCGCAACGCAGCGCCTTCGTCGCGCAACTGAAGGTGTTGCGCGACGCCACGGAAAAGGCTGCGCCGGCCGCGCCCGTGCCCGTGGCCGTCAACGGCGACTTGCTCGGCGCGATTGCATCGGGCATCGCATCGGTCGAAACGAATCTCAGCCAGGGAATTTCGCCGTTGCGGTTCTGGAGCGCGCGTTCGAGCGCCGCTGCAAGCGAGCTGCGCGCCGTCGTCACGGGCGCGAATGGCGAATCGTTCGGCAGGATCGTCACCGGCATGGGCGCGACGCTCGCGCTCTGGGGACTGTGCGCGTACGTGCTGATCCGCGTTCAGCGACGCGTGTTCGCGCGCTATGGCAAGAATGTCGCGCTCGCGCCGAATCCGACATCGGTCGAGATGCTGAGCTTCGCCCTGCGGCAGACCGGACCCTGGATCGTCGCATTCCTGGCCGTGCTGTTCTTCGTGCGCGCGATGCCCGACGCGCTCGGCCGCACGCTCGGGCTCGTCATCGCGTATGCGATCCTGGGCGGGGCCATCTTTTCGGCGATCTGCATGATCGTGTTCTCGATGTTCAGTACGGCGCATCGTCGCGCCGCCGTGCAGCAACTGCTGGCACGAACGCTTTGGCCGCTCTTTGCGGTCGGCGCGTGCGGCGCGCTCGGCGACGGGACCGCCAATGTCGATGTCACGCGCCAGCTCGGCCCGAATCTCGCGGGCATCATATCGACCTTCGCCAATCTCGCTGCGGCGTTGCTCTTCGCCTATTTCGCGCTCGTATTTCGGCGGCCGGTCACGCATCTGATCCGCAATCGCCCGTATGTGCGACGGCGCGATCACCAGTTCGCGACCGAAACGCTCGATATCCTCGCGTCGCTATGGCATATCCCGGTATTGCTGATCGCGGCGGCGTCGGTCGTCGCGATCATCGACGGGCGTGGCACCGAAAGGGACGTGCTGCGGCCGTCAGTCCTCAGCGCGGTGCTGCTCGTGCTCACGATTTTCGTGTCCGCGTTGCTGCTGCATCTGACGCGCCGGCGCGACACGCGTGCGCAACGCCGCGCGCCGCACATGACGCGGCTGTTGCGTTTCGTGTGCACGCTGGTCGTGTTCCTGATCTGGCTCGCCTACCTGCGTTTCGAGCTGGAACTCTGGAGCGGACCGATTGCGCGCGTCATCAAGCACAGCGCGATGACGCCCGGCTTCAGGCACGCGCTGATCGCGGTCGTCGCGACGGTATTCGGCGCGTGGTTTCTATGGATTCTCATCGACACCGTCATTCTCGAAGCGCTCGGCCCGAACAACTCGCGCAACAAGGCGCTCAGTCCGGGCACGCGCGCGCGCACGATGCTGCCGATCGTGCGCAACGCGATCTTCGTGACGGTCGCGAGCCTCGCGGTGTTCGTCGCCGCCGCGAGTCTCGGCATCAATCTGACGCCGCTGCTCGCCGGCGCGGGCGTGATCGGTCTCGCGGTCGGGTTCGGCGCGAAGTCGCTCGTCACCGATCTGATCACGGGCCTGTTCATCATCGTCGAGGACACGATTTCGGTCGGCGACTGGATCGATCTCGACGGCGGACATGCCGGCACCGTGATGGACCTCACGATCCGCACCGTCCGGCTGCGCGATGCGCAGGGTGCGGTTCACACCATTCCGTTCTCGCAGATCAAGATCGTGAAGAATCTGTCGCGCGATTTTTCCAACGCGGTGTTCGAAGTGCGCGTTCCGTTCTCCGCGAAACTGGACGACATCACGCGCATGATCACGGAAGTCGCCGACGATCTGAGCGCCGACTTTCGCTTTCGCAGCGAGATACTGGCGCCGGTCGAAGTGTGGGGCCTCGATCGCTTCGAAGCGAACTGCGTCGTGGTGAAAGGGCAGATCAAGACCAGGCCGCTGCAGCAATGGAGCGTGGCGCGCGCCTTCAACGCGAGGCTGAAGCTCAGGATGGACGATGCCGGCATCGAGATGATGCTGCCGCAGATGCAGATTCACTCGCCTGCGCAGGAGCGCGGCGCGCCGGCTCAGCCTGAGTTGCGCGTGCTCAGGGAATAG